One segment of Trachemys scripta elegans isolate TJP31775 chromosome 1, CAS_Tse_1.0, whole genome shotgun sequence DNA contains the following:
- the PVALB gene encoding parvalbumin alpha yields the protein MAMTDLLSAEEIKAAVGAFSAAESFCHKKFFEMVGLKKKSQEDVKKVFHILDKDRSGFIEEDELKFVLKGFTPNGRDLSDKETKTLLAAGDKDGDGKIGIDEFITLVAES from the exons ATGGCGATGACGGACCTGCTCAGCGCGGAGGAGATCAAGGCGGCTGTGGGAGCCTTTTCGG CTGCCGAATCCTTCTGCCACAAGAAGTTCTTTGAAATGGTGGGACTGAAAAAGAAGAGCCAGGAAGATGTAAAGAAGGTTTTCCACATTCTTGATAAAGATCGAAGTGGCTTCATTGAGGAGGACGAGTTGAA ATTTGTACTGAAGGGCTTCACCCCTAATGGCAGAGACCTATCTGATAAAGAAACCAAGACACTCCTGGCTGCTGGAGATAAGGATGGCGATGGCAAAATCGGCATTGATG aattcATAACTTTGGTGGCTGAATCATAA